The following coding sequences lie in one Arachis hypogaea cultivar Tifrunner chromosome 9, arahy.Tifrunner.gnm2.J5K5, whole genome shotgun sequence genomic window:
- the LOC112709213 gene encoding protein FAR1-RELATED SEQUENCE 5-like, giving the protein MSEADIMQMMNMLNLEINTSQIFGLLASQAGGYEFVGYGPRDMYNEIARRRRQIPGDAARVFKKLEDMRLKDPQLYFKACHDSRGLLRNLFWSDGISQLDYRLFGDVIAFYATYKKNKYSCPLVIFSGVNHHNQTTVFVAALIADETTDTYIWLLCQLIFAMKGKTPTSIITDGAMAIRNGVRDVFSEVRHRLCAWHLIRNATSNVGNPSFTSKFKKIMLGDYEIPMFKRKWVQLIEEFGLEDKPWVMNMYEEKHMWATAYIRGKFFAGFITTSRCEGLHSVVARYVGSRYDLTSFVKYFQRCVAHLCFKEFNADYESTRGVPVMQTCIELLERYAAELYTHEIFLLFRPFLSRGGSMRVLNIDNNDDCIKYIVCKHGRPDFMWTVDFRQEDMIFMCTCLRMESFGIPYEHIVKVLVDRDICEIFRSLVLNRWTKKVTSALNDPSGFTRNAVVISRQSALMEFSKQLTVVAAKVPERYEETRDLIKELYSSYKAADEGTNQP; this is encoded by the coding sequence ATGTCAGAGGCAGATATTATGCAAATGATGAACATGCTAAACTTAGAGATTAACACTTCACAGATATTTGGTCTTCTAGCTAGTCAAGCAGGCGGGTATGAATTTGTTGGCTATGGTCCCAGAGATATGTATAATGAGATTGCTCGGCGAAGGCGTCAAATTCCTGGTGATGCAGCACGAGTGTTTAAGAAGTTGGAGGATATGCGGTTGAAGGATCCACAATTATATTTCAAGGCATGTCATGATTCAAGAGGTTTGTTACGTAACTTGTTCTGGTCTGATGGGATTAGCCAACTAGACTACCGACTCTTCGGGGATGTTATTGCCTTTTATGCTACGTACAAGAAGAACAAGTATAGTTGTCCATTAGTCATATTCAGCGGGGTTAACCACCACAACCAAACAACTGTTTTTGTTGCTGCGTTAATTGCGGATGAAACTACTGATACATATATTTGGCTCCTGTGTCAGCTCATATTTGCAATGAAGGGCAAGACCCCGACCTCAATAATAACTGATGGGGCCATGGCGATTAGAAATGGTGTAAGAGATGTATTTTCCGAAGTCAGACATAGATTATGCGCTTGGCACCTTATTCGAAATGCAACTAGCAATGTTGGAAATCCATCGTTTAcatctaaattcaaaaaaatcatgtTGGGAGACTACGAGATTCCCATGTTTAAGCGTAAGTGGGTTCAGCTTATTGAAGAGTTTGGCCTTGAGGATAAGCCGTGGGTGATGAACATGTACGAAGAGAAGCATATGTGGGCTACTGCATATATAAGAGGAAAATTCTTTGCTGGCTTTATAACTACCTCAAGATGTGAAGGTTTACACTCAGTTGTGGCAAGGTATGTGGGGTCGCGGTATGATTTGACAAGTTTTGTGAAGTATTTTCAAAGGTGTGTTGCACACTTGTGCTTTAAAGAATTTAATGCTGATTATGAATCTACACGTGGGGTGCCCGTCATGCAAACTTGTATAGAGCTGCTAGAGAGATATGCTGCTGAGTTATACACTCATGAGATATTTCTTTTGTTTCGTCCATTTCTCTCTAGAGGTGGATCAATGCGGGTGCTAAACATAGATAATAACGATGATTGCATAAAGTACATTGTGTGTAAGCATGGGAGGCCCGATTTTATGTGGACCGTTGATTTTCGTCAAGAAGATATGATCTTCATGTGTACCTGTTTAAGAATGGAGTCATTTGGAATTCCCTACGAACATATTGTGAAAGTTCTGGTTGACAGAGACATTTGTGAGATTTTTCGGTCATTGGTATTGAATAGATGGACAAAAAAGGTTACATCGGCACTCAATGATCCAAGTGGGTTCACCAGGAATGCTGTTGTTATTAGTCGTCAAAGTGCCTTGATGGAATTTTCTAAACAATTAACTGTTGTTGCTGCTAAAGTACCAGAGAGATATGAAGAGACACGTGACCTAATTAAGGAATTGTACTCATCTTACAAGGCTGCAGACGAAGGCACTAATCAACCTTAG